In the genome of Mycobacterium kansasii ATCC 12478, one region contains:
- a CDS encoding Ppx/GppA phosphatase family protein, translating into MSGSGRRIAAIDCGTNSIRLLIAEATGARLHDVHRETRIVRLGQGVDATGELAPDAISRTRAALTDYAALLRLHRVERVRMVATSATRDAANRDAFFAMTAEVLGAVIPGSVAEVISGAEEAELSFRGAVGELDSAGAPFVVVDLGGGSTEIVLGKADNEVVASYSADIGCVRLTERCLHSDPPTAPEVAAAREVVRERLAVALQVVPVEAARTWVGLAGTMTTLSALAHNMAAYDAAAIHLSRVPGDELLAVCERLVKMTRKQRAALPPMHEGRVDVIAGGAIVAEELAREFRDRAGIDELTVSEHDILDGIVLSLCG; encoded by the coding sequence ATGAGTGGATCGGGAAGAAGGATTGCGGCAATCGACTGCGGTACCAACTCGATTCGCCTGTTGATCGCGGAGGCGACCGGCGCCCGCCTGCACGATGTGCATCGCGAAACGCGGATTGTCCGGTTGGGTCAGGGAGTCGACGCGACCGGCGAATTGGCCCCGGATGCCATTTCGCGCACCCGCGCAGCGTTGACCGACTATGCCGCATTGCTGAGGCTGCACCGTGTCGAGCGGGTGCGAATGGTTGCCACGTCGGCCACTCGCGACGCCGCCAACCGAGACGCCTTTTTCGCGATGACGGCCGAGGTGCTGGGCGCCGTCATCCCCGGTTCGGTGGCCGAAGTGATCAGCGGCGCCGAGGAGGCCGAGCTGTCGTTCCGCGGCGCTGTCGGTGAATTAGACAGCGCCGGTGCGCCTTTCGTGGTTGTGGATTTGGGCGGCGGCTCCACCGAGATTGTGCTCGGGAAGGCTGATAACGAGGTGGTCGCGAGTTATTCGGCCGACATCGGCTGCGTCCGGCTGACCGAACGCTGTTTGCACTCCGATCCCCCGACGGCTCCGGAAGTTGCCGCGGCCCGCGAGGTGGTGCGCGAACGGTTGGCGGTCGCATTGCAGGTGGTACCTGTCGAGGCGGCCCGGACCTGGGTCGGCCTCGCCGGAACAATGACCACGTTGTCCGCGCTGGCTCACAACATGGCGGCCTATGATGCTGCGGCCATTCACCTTTCGCGGGTGCCGGGGGATGAGCTGCTGGCCGTGTGTGAGCGGCTGGTGAAAATGACTCGCAAACAGCGCGCCGCCCTGCCGCCGATGCACGAGGGCCGGGTGGACGTGATCGCCGGCGGAGCGATTGTGGCCGAGGAGTTGGCGCGCGAATTCCGCGACCGGGCCGGTATCGACGAGTTGACGGTCAGCGAGCACGACATCCTGGACGGCATTGTGCTGTCGCTGTGCGGCTGA
- a CDS encoding DUF501 domain-containing protein — translation MVDRADLQVVARQLGREPRGVLEVAYRCPNGEPGVVKTAPKLPDGTPFPTLYYLTHPVLTAAASRLETTGLMREMTHRLRCDSGLAAAYRRAHESYLAERDAIEPLGTSVSAGGMPDRVKCLHVLIAHSLAKGAGVNPLGDEAVALLAADPAAAGLIVGEQWR, via the coding sequence GTGGTTGACCGGGCCGACCTCCAGGTGGTGGCGCGTCAGCTCGGCCGGGAGCCTCGCGGCGTGCTCGAGGTGGCTTATCGATGCCCCAACGGTGAACCCGGCGTGGTGAAAACCGCCCCGAAACTGCCTGACGGCACGCCGTTTCCGACGTTGTACTACCTGACGCATCCGGTGCTCACGGCGGCGGCGAGCCGGCTGGAGACCACCGGGCTCATGCGTGAGATGACCCATCGGCTCCGATGCGACTCCGGCCTGGCTGCGGCTTACCGGCGGGCGCACGAGTCGTATCTGGCCGAGCGTGACGCCATCGAACCGCTGGGGACATCCGTGTCGGCCGGCGGCATGCCCGACCGGGTGAAGTGCCTGCACGTGCTGATCGCGCATTCGCTCGCCAAGGGTGCCGGGGTGAATCCGCTCGGCGATGAGGCGGTGGCGCTGCTGGCCGCCGATCCCGCGGCAGCGGGTTTGATTGTGGGGGAGCAGTGGCGATGA
- a CDS encoding FtsB family cell division protein — MPDAKRPDSKRRSPASRPGKAGDTSRARRSASPSRPASSPATGQTTRTLREHVVEPIKRSFTESLEQRSDQRLGFTARRAAVLAAVVCVLTLTIAGPVRTYFAQRTEMEQLSATEAALRRQIADLERQKNQLADPAYIAAQARERLGFVMPGDIPFQVQLPPTAAVSPQPRGDAPTPAKNEPWYTALWHTIADAPHLPPAAAPEPTPEPGPPGAVPPNPTAPGG; from the coding sequence ATGCCCGACGCGAAACGACCCGATTCGAAACGCCGCTCCCCGGCTTCGCGGCCGGGCAAGGCCGGCGACACGTCCCGGGCCCGTCGCTCGGCGTCGCCGTCGCGGCCCGCGTCGTCGCCGGCCACCGGCCAGACCACCCGCACCCTGCGCGAGCATGTCGTCGAACCCATCAAGCGCTCGTTCACCGAATCCCTGGAACAGCGGTCCGATCAGCGGCTGGGGTTCACCGCCCGGCGGGCGGCGGTGCTGGCCGCGGTGGTGTGTGTGCTCACGCTGACCATCGCCGGGCCGGTACGCACCTACTTCGCGCAGCGCACCGAGATGGAACAACTGTCGGCGACGGAAGCCGCGCTGCGTCGCCAGATCGCCGACCTGGAACGGCAGAAGAACCAGCTGGCCGACCCGGCCTATATCGCGGCCCAGGCCCGCGAGCGTCTCGGGTTCGTGATGCCGGGCGACATCCCGTTTCAGGTCCAGCTTCCGCCGACGGCGGCGGTGTCGCCCCAGCCTCGCGGCGATGCGCCGACCCCGGCCAAGAACGAGCCCTGGTATACCGCGTTGTGGCATACCATCGCCGATGCGCCACACTTGCCGCCTGCCGCCGCCCCGGAGCCCACACCCGAACCCGGTCCGCCCGGTGCGGTGCCGCCCAACCCGACGGCACCCGGTGGTTGA
- the eno gene encoding phosphopyruvate hydratase, whose amino-acid sequence MPIIEQVGAREILDSRGNPTVEVEVALMDGTFARAAVPSGASTGEHEAVELRDGGDRYGGKGVKKAVQAVLDEIGPAVIGLNADDQRLVDQALVDLDGTPDKSRLGGNAILGVSLAVAKAAAESAELPLFRYIGGPNAHILPVPMMNILNGGAHADTAVDIQEFMVAPIGAPSFAEALRWGAEVYHALKSVLKKEGLSTGLGDEGGFAPDVAGTTAALDLISRAIESAGFQLGSDVALALDAAATEFFTEGTGYSFEGSTRTAEQMAEFYAGLLASYPLVSIEDPLSEDDWDGWAALTASIGDRVQIVGDDIFVTNPERLEEGIERGVANALLVKVNQIGTLTETLDAVALAHHSGYRTMMSHRSGETEDTMIADLAVAVGSGQIKTGAPARSERVAKYNQLLRIEDTLGDAARYAGDLAFPRYLGDQK is encoded by the coding sequence GTGCCGATTATCGAGCAGGTCGGGGCCCGCGAGATTCTGGATTCCCGCGGCAACCCGACGGTCGAGGTCGAGGTGGCTCTGATGGACGGCACCTTCGCCCGCGCCGCGGTGCCGTCGGGCGCATCGACGGGCGAGCACGAGGCCGTCGAATTGCGCGACGGCGGCGACCGCTACGGCGGCAAGGGGGTCAAGAAGGCAGTCCAAGCCGTACTCGATGAAATCGGCCCGGCGGTCATCGGCCTCAACGCCGACGACCAGCGGCTCGTCGACCAGGCGCTGGTCGACCTGGACGGCACGCCCGACAAATCCCGGCTGGGCGGCAATGCGATCCTCGGTGTCTCGCTGGCCGTTGCCAAGGCCGCCGCGGAATCGGCGGAATTGCCGTTGTTCCGTTACATCGGCGGCCCCAACGCCCACATCCTGCCGGTGCCCATGATGAACATCCTCAACGGCGGCGCACACGCCGACACCGCCGTCGACATCCAGGAGTTCATGGTGGCCCCGATCGGCGCCCCGAGCTTTGCCGAGGCACTGCGCTGGGGCGCCGAGGTGTACCACGCGCTGAAGTCGGTGCTGAAGAAGGAGGGGCTGTCCACCGGCCTGGGTGACGAAGGCGGTTTTGCCCCGGACGTGGCCGGCACCACCGCGGCGCTGGATCTGATCAGCCGGGCCATCGAGTCGGCGGGTTTCCAACTTGGCTCGGACGTGGCACTGGCACTCGACGCCGCGGCCACCGAGTTCTTCACCGAGGGCACCGGCTACTCCTTCGAGGGTTCGACCCGCACCGCCGAGCAGATGGCCGAGTTCTACGCCGGACTGTTGGCGTCCTACCCCCTGGTGTCCATCGAAGACCCGCTGTCCGAAGACGACTGGGACGGCTGGGCCGCGCTCACGGCGTCGATCGGCGACCGGGTACAGATCGTCGGCGACGATATCTTCGTCACCAATCCGGAGCGACTCGAAGAGGGCATCGAGCGAGGCGTGGCAAACGCGTTGCTGGTCAAGGTGAATCAGATCGGCACGCTGACCGAGACACTCGACGCGGTGGCGCTGGCTCACCACAGCGGATATCGCACGATGATGAGCCACCGCAGCGGCGAGACCGAGGACACCATGATCGCCGACCTGGCGGTGGCCGTCGGCAGCGGACAGATCAAGACGGGTGCACCGGCCCGCAGTGAACGGGTCGCCAAGTACAACCAGCTATTGCGGATCGAAGACACGCTCGGCGACGCCGCCCGTTACGCCGGCGACCTGGCCTTTCCCCGATACCTTGGGGATCAAAAATAG
- a CDS encoding lytic transglycosylase domain-containing protein encodes MTPRRWLRAVAVIGATAMLLASSCTWQLSLFIPDGVPPPPGDPVPPVDTYASGRPADQLREWAEQRAPALEMPVIALEAYAYAARVAEVENPKCHIAWTTLAGIGQVESHNGTYRGATIAPNGDVTPPIRGVRLDGTGGTLRIVDSDRGTVDGASDGDGVQRAMGPMQFIAETWRLYGVDANNDGIVSPDNIDDAALSAAGYLCWRGKDLATPRGWITALRAYNNSGVYARAVRDWATAYAAGHPL; translated from the coding sequence GTGACGCCGAGACGTTGGTTGCGCGCGGTCGCCGTGATAGGGGCGACCGCGATGCTGTTGGCGTCCAGTTGCACCTGGCAGCTCAGCTTGTTCATTCCCGACGGTGTGCCGCCGCCGCCGGGGGATCCGGTGCCGCCGGTGGACACGTATGCCAGCGGCCGGCCCGCCGATCAGCTGCGAGAGTGGGCCGAGCAACGTGCTCCGGCCCTGGAAATGCCGGTCATCGCTCTCGAGGCCTACGCCTACGCCGCTCGCGTCGCGGAGGTCGAGAACCCGAAGTGCCACATCGCGTGGACGACGCTGGCCGGTATCGGGCAGGTCGAGAGCCATAACGGCACCTATCGCGGCGCGACCATTGCGCCCAACGGTGACGTGACTCCGCCCATTCGTGGTGTTCGCCTCGACGGCACGGGCGGCACGCTGCGCATCGTGGACAGCGACCGCGGCACCGTCGACGGCGCTTCCGACGGAGACGGGGTGCAGCGCGCGATGGGGCCGATGCAGTTCATCGCCGAGACCTGGCGACTCTACGGGGTCGACGCCAACAACGACGGCATTGTCAGTCCCGACAACATCGACGATGCCGCACTCTCGGCGGCAGGTTACTTGTGCTGGCGCGGAAAGGATCTCGCGACGCCGCGCGGCTGGATCACTGCGTTGCGCGCCTACAACAACTCCGGTGTCTACGCGCGGGCGGTGCGGGACTGGGCGACCGCTTACGCGGCGGGTCACCCGCTGTAG
- a CDS encoding nucleoside triphosphate pyrophosphohydrolase — MIVVLVDPRRPSLVPVEAIELLGGPVQYTEEMPVAVPWSLRDAHPVHMGADAPVLLSSDPNHPAVAARLAGGARLISVPDRRRGERLLDAVAMMDKLRTDGPWESEQTHNSLRRYLLEETYELLDAVHRGDVNQLREELGDLLLQVLFHARIAEDAALLPFTIDDVADTLIRKLANRAPGVLAGQEISLHEQMAQWEERKAAEKSRNSVLDEVHTGQPALALAQKVIQRVSKAGLPPQLIPSGITSIRVSAEVDAENSLRAAILDFIDQVRSAEKAIAAARRGDSVAEELDVTPIGTITAEEWLAHWPSGASLVDAAPAAVTLETDEPALGSEPVFETVDVPGEADDALETSPETDPATGKESRGGSKKRKGRR, encoded by the coding sequence ATGATTGTCGTCCTGGTCGACCCGCGCCGCCCGTCGCTGGTGCCCGTCGAAGCCATCGAGTTGCTCGGTGGCCCGGTGCAATACACCGAGGAGATGCCGGTCGCGGTGCCGTGGTCGCTGCGCGACGCGCACCCGGTGCACATGGGAGCCGACGCACCGGTGTTGCTGTCATCCGATCCCAACCATCCGGCCGTGGCGGCACGACTGGCCGGCGGGGCTCGGCTGATCTCGGTACCGGATCGCCGGCGCGGGGAACGACTGCTCGACGCCGTGGCCATGATGGACAAACTTCGCACCGACGGACCGTGGGAAAGCGAGCAGACCCACAACTCGCTGCGCCGCTACCTGTTGGAGGAGACTTACGAGCTGCTCGACGCGGTGCACAGGGGCGATGTGAACCAGCTGCGCGAGGAACTCGGTGACTTGCTGCTGCAGGTGCTTTTCCATGCTCGCATCGCCGAAGACGCGGCGCTGCTTCCGTTCACCATCGACGACGTCGCCGACACGCTGATCCGCAAGCTGGCTAATCGTGCACCGGGAGTTCTTGCCGGGCAAGAGATTTCGCTGCACGAGCAGATGGCTCAGTGGGAAGAGCGGAAGGCGGCCGAGAAGTCCCGGAACTCCGTTTTGGACGAGGTCCATACCGGTCAGCCGGCGTTAGCTTTGGCGCAGAAGGTCATTCAGCGGGTCAGCAAGGCGGGCCTACCTCCGCAGCTGATCCCGTCGGGCATCACCTCGATCCGTGTTTCGGCCGAGGTTGATGCGGAAAATTCCTTGCGCGCAGCTATTTTGGACTTTATCGACCAGGTCCGCAGCGCCGAGAAGGCGATTGCGGCCGCGCGCCGTGGCGACAGTGTTGCCGAGGAACTCGACGTGACGCCCATCGGCACGATCACCGCAGAAGAGTGGCTGGCCCACTGGCCATCCGGTGCCTCGCTGGTCGATGCGGCGCCAGCCGCGGTGACGCTCGAGACGGACGAGCCGGCCTTGGGCTCCGAACCTGTCTTCGAAACAGTGGATGTGCCCGGCGAGGCGGACGATGCACTGGAAACCAGCCCCGAAACCGACCCGGCAACGGGTAAGGAGTCCCGCGGCGGCTCGAAGAAGCGCAAAGGCAGGCGCTGA
- the mfd gene encoding transcription-repair coupling factor, with protein MTAPGAASPDTPIAGLVELALAAPTFQQLIARASDRPDDLTLVGPASARLFVASALARLGPLLVVTATGREADDLTAELQGVLGGAVAVFPSWETLPHERLSPGVDTVGARLLVLRRLAYPDDARLGPSLRVVVTAVRSLLQPMTPQLGRQEPLALSVGQEIDFDGVIARLVELAYTRVDMVGRRGEFAVRGGILDVFAPTAEHPVRVEFWGDEITEMRMFSVADQRSIPEIEVDTLVAVACRELLLTDDVRVRAAELAAQHPAAENAVTGSVSDMLAKLAEGIPVDGMEALLPVLHPAQDGANGAHTLLTDQLPEGTPVLLCDPEKIRTRAADLIKTGREFLEASWSVAALGSGPENQAPVDVEQLGGSGFAELDEVHTAATGSGHPWWTLSQLSGEAVLELDVRPSPSARGHQRDIDGIFAMLRAHVSTGGYAVMVAPGTGTAHRMVERLTESDIPAAMLDPGATPKLGLVGVFKGPLHDGIVVPGVVPGADLVVVTESDLTGSRVTAAEGKRLAAKRRNTVDPLALTAGDLVVHDQHGIGRFVEMVERTVGGARREYLVLEYASSKRGGQNSTDKLYVPMDSLDQLSRYVGGQAPALSRLGGSDWANTKTKARRAVREIAGELVSLYAKRQASSGHAFAPDTPWQAEMEDAFGFTETVDQLTAIQEVKADMEKPIPMDRVICGDVGYGKTEIAVRAAFKAVQDGKQVAVLVPTTLLADQHLQTFAQRMSGFPVTVKGLSRFTDAAESRTVIDGLADGSVDIVIGTHRLLQTGVRWKDLGLVVVDEEQRFGVEHKEHIKSMRTHVDVLTMSATPIPRTLEMSLAGIREMSTILTPPEERYPVLTYVGPHDDKQVAAALRRELLRDGQAFYVHNRVSSIDRAAAHVRELVPEARVVVAHGQMPEELLERTVQGFWNREYDILVCTTIVETGLDISNANTLIVERADTFGLSQLHQLRGRVGRSRERGYAYFLYPPQAPLTETAYDRLATIAQNNELGAGMAVALKDLEIRGAGNVLGVEQSGHVAGVGFDLYVRLVGEAVEAYRAAADGKTVTTAEEPKDLRIDLPVDAHLPPDYIGSDRLRLEAYRRLAAASSDNEVAAVVEELNDRYGPLPEPARRLVAVARLRLLCRDSGITEVSAPSAATVRLAPMTLPDSAQVRLKRMYPGAHYRATTATVQVPIPRAGGIGAPRIRDVELVQMVADLVTALAGIPQKDIGITSSSGDDADRPVSSKERRAR; from the coding sequence AGGGCCGGCTAGTGCGCGCCTGTTCGTCGCCAGCGCGCTGGCGCGGCTGGGTCCGTTGCTGGTGGTCACTGCCACCGGTCGCGAGGCCGACGACCTGACCGCGGAACTACAGGGTGTTCTCGGCGGCGCGGTCGCGGTGTTTCCGTCGTGGGAGACGCTGCCGCATGAGCGACTCTCCCCGGGTGTCGACACCGTGGGCGCTCGGCTGCTGGTGCTGCGCCGGCTGGCTTATCCCGACGACGCCAGGCTGGGCCCGTCGTTACGGGTGGTGGTGACCGCGGTGCGCTCATTGCTGCAGCCGATGACGCCGCAGCTGGGTCGTCAAGAACCGCTCGCCTTGAGTGTGGGTCAGGAGATCGACTTCGACGGGGTGATCGCGCGGTTGGTCGAATTGGCCTACACCCGCGTGGACATGGTGGGCCGCCGCGGCGAGTTCGCCGTACGCGGCGGGATTCTCGACGTCTTCGCTCCGACCGCCGAGCATCCGGTGCGGGTCGAATTCTGGGGCGACGAGATCACCGAAATGCGGATGTTCTCGGTGGCCGATCAGCGTTCCATTCCGGAGATCGAGGTTGACACGCTGGTCGCGGTCGCCTGCCGTGAGCTGCTGCTGACCGACGACGTGCGGGTGCGGGCCGCCGAATTGGCCGCGCAGCACCCGGCCGCCGAGAACGCGGTGACCGGCAGCGTCTCCGACATGCTGGCCAAGCTGGCCGAGGGCATCCCGGTCGACGGGATGGAGGCGCTGCTGCCGGTGCTGCATCCCGCGCAAGATGGGGCAAACGGGGCCCACACGTTGCTGACCGACCAGCTGCCCGAGGGCACCCCGGTGTTGTTGTGCGACCCGGAGAAAATCCGGACCCGGGCGGCCGACCTGATCAAGACCGGGCGTGAATTTCTGGAGGCGTCATGGTCGGTGGCCGCACTGGGATCCGGTCCGGAAAATCAGGCTCCGGTCGACGTCGAGCAGCTTGGCGGATCGGGCTTTGCCGAGCTGGACGAGGTGCACACGGCGGCCACCGGGTCCGGCCACCCGTGGTGGACGCTGAGCCAGCTGTCCGGCGAGGCGGTTCTTGAACTGGACGTCCGGCCGTCACCGTCGGCGCGTGGGCATCAGCGCGATATCGACGGAATCTTTGCGATGTTGCGTGCGCACGTGTCGACCGGCGGGTATGCGGTGATGGTCGCGCCGGGGACCGGTACCGCGCATCGGATGGTGGAGCGGCTGACCGAATCCGACATCCCCGCCGCCATGCTCGACCCGGGCGCCACACCCAAACTCGGCCTGGTCGGGGTCTTCAAGGGTCCGCTGCATGACGGCATCGTGGTACCGGGCGTCGTACCCGGCGCTGACCTGGTCGTGGTCACCGAATCCGATCTCACCGGCAGCAGGGTCACCGCGGCCGAGGGCAAGCGCCTGGCCGCCAAGCGGCGCAACACCGTGGACCCGCTGGCGCTGACGGCCGGCGACCTGGTGGTGCACGATCAGCACGGCATCGGCCGGTTCGTCGAGATGGTCGAACGCACGGTCGGCGGCGCCCGGCGCGAGTACCTGGTGCTCGAGTACGCGTCGAGCAAGCGCGGTGGCCAAAACAGCACAGACAAGCTGTATGTCCCGATGGATTCGCTGGACCAGCTGTCCCGGTATGTCGGCGGACAGGCGCCGGCGCTGAGCCGGCTGGGCGGCAGCGACTGGGCCAACACCAAGACCAAGGCACGCCGGGCGGTTCGCGAGATCGCCGGCGAACTCGTCTCGCTGTACGCCAAACGGCAGGCCAGCTCCGGGCATGCGTTCGCGCCGGATACTCCGTGGCAGGCCGAGATGGAGGACGCGTTCGGGTTCACCGAGACCGTCGACCAGCTCACCGCGATCCAAGAGGTCAAGGCCGACATGGAAAAGCCGATCCCGATGGACCGGGTGATCTGCGGCGACGTCGGCTACGGCAAGACCGAGATCGCGGTGCGGGCGGCGTTCAAGGCCGTTCAGGACGGCAAACAGGTAGCGGTGCTGGTGCCCACCACGCTGCTCGCCGACCAGCATCTGCAAACCTTCGCGCAGCGAATGTCCGGGTTCCCGGTCACCGTCAAGGGTCTGTCTCGGTTCACCGACGCCGCCGAATCGCGCACCGTGATCGACGGCCTGGCCGACGGGTCGGTGGACATCGTGATCGGCACCCACCGGCTGCTGCAGACCGGCGTGCGCTGGAAGGACCTGGGCCTGGTGGTGGTCGACGAGGAGCAGCGGTTCGGCGTCGAGCACAAGGAGCACATCAAGTCGATGCGCACCCACGTCGACGTGCTGACCATGAGCGCCACCCCGATCCCGCGCACCCTGGAGATGAGCCTGGCCGGCATCCGCGAGATGTCGACCATCCTGACCCCGCCCGAAGAGCGCTATCCGGTGCTGACCTACGTCGGACCGCACGACGACAAGCAGGTTGCGGCGGCGCTGCGGCGTGAGCTGTTACGCGACGGGCAAGCCTTCTACGTGCACAACCGGGTCAGCTCCATCGACCGCGCCGCGGCCCACGTCCGTGAGCTGGTGCCCGAGGCGCGGGTGGTGGTGGCGCATGGACAGATGCCCGAGGAGCTGCTGGAACGCACCGTGCAGGGCTTCTGGAACCGCGAGTACGACATCCTGGTGTGCACGACGATCGTGGAGACCGGCCTGGACATCTCCAACGCCAACACGCTCATCGTCGAGCGCGCCGACACCTTCGGCCTGTCCCAGCTGCACCAGCTGCGCGGCCGGGTCGGCCGCAGCCGGGAGCGCGGCTACGCCTACTTCCTCTATCCGCCGCAGGCACCGCTGACCGAGACGGCCTACGACCGGCTGGCCACCATCGCCCAGAACAACGAGCTCGGCGCGGGCATGGCGGTGGCTTTGAAGGACCTCGAGATCCGGGGGGCGGGCAATGTGCTGGGCGTCGAGCAGTCCGGGCATGTGGCCGGCGTCGGGTTCGACCTGTACGTGCGGTTGGTCGGTGAGGCCGTCGAGGCGTACCGGGCCGCTGCCGACGGCAAGACGGTAACCACTGCCGAGGAGCCCAAGGACCTGCGGATCGACCTGCCGGTCGACGCGCACCTGCCGCCGGACTACATCGGCAGCGACCGCCTGCGTTTGGAGGCCTATCGGCGGCTGGCCGCCGCCTCGTCCGACAACGAGGTCGCGGCCGTCGTCGAAGAGCTCAACGACCGCTACGGGCCGCTGCCCGAACCCGCCCGCCGACTGGTGGCGGTGGCGCGGTTGCGCCTGCTGTGCCGCGATTCCGGCATCACCGAGGTGTCGGCCCCGTCGGCGGCAACCGTGCGCCTCGCACCGATGACACTGCCCGATTCCGCCCAAGTTCGCCTCAAACGGATGTACCCGGGGGCGCATTACCGTGCGACGACGGCTACCGTGCAGGTCCCGATTCCACGTGCCGGCGGTATCGGTGCGCCGCGCATCCGAGATGTCGAATTGGTGCAGATGGTCGCCGACCTGGTGACGGCGCTGGCCGGCATACCGCAGAAAGATATTGGTATAACGAGTTCGTCCGGCGACGACGCGGACCGCCCCGTGTCGAGTAAGGAGCGACGAGCGCGATGA